In Patescibacteria group bacterium, a single window of DNA contains:
- the pilM gene encoding type IV pilus assembly protein PilM translates to MSFFGFRKKEGYLGIDLGSTSIKLVELKKEQGVPTLMTYGYAERAMGDIIKGDPNEVLRQVANLLKKTYKTAGVTSYKAITALPSFSVFNSVITLPVMKKQELGDAVHWEAKKFIPMPIEDVILDWRIIDTIAVDAQRKNYRILLTAASRNLVKRYVEIFKQADLQLLSLETEAFALSRVLIGKSQSTIMIVDTSALTTDIIIIEKGVPTLNRSIDIGGVTITRAIANSLNIDFKRAEQFKRDIGLSGASKIPAIIESILKPVIDEVIYSLKLYQGQSNKTVEKIILSGGSAYLPNLANYFSQTLNTKVIIGDPWARVAYPEELKPALEEVAPRFAVAIGLALRQLD, encoded by the coding sequence ATGAGTTTCTTTGGTTTTAGAAAAAAAGAAGGTTATTTAGGAATTGATTTGGGCTCTACCAGTATTAAACTGGTGGAACTTAAAAAGGAACAAGGGGTGCCAACCCTGATGACTTATGGTTATGCCGAGCGAGCCATGGGGGATATTATTAAAGGTGACCCGAATGAAGTTTTAAGACAAGTGGCCAATTTGCTCAAAAAAACATATAAAACAGCCGGCGTAACTTCTTATAAAGCAATAACCGCTTTGCCGAGTTTTTCCGTTTTTAATTCAGTCATTACTTTGCCGGTAATGAAAAAGCAAGAATTGGGAGATGCGGTTCATTGGGAAGCGAAAAAATTTATTCCCATGCCGATCGAAGACGTGATTTTGGATTGGCGGATTATTGATACCATTGCCGTTGATGCCCAAAGAAAAAATTATCGCATTCTTCTGACTGCCGCTTCAAGAAATTTGGTCAAACGTTATGTTGAAATATTTAAACAGGCGGATTTGCAATTACTTTCACTGGAGACCGAAGCTTTTGCTTTATCAAGAGTTTTAATCGGAAAATCTCAGTCAACTATTATGATTGTTGACACCAGTGCTTTGACTACTGATATTATTATTATTGAAAAAGGAGTGCCAACTTTAAATCGAAGCATAGATATCGGAGGCGTAACCATTACTCGCGCTATTGCCAATAGTTTGAATATTGATTTTAAAAGAGCTGAGCAATTCAAAAGAGACATAGGATTAAGCGGCGCTTCAAAAATTCCGGCTATTATAGAAAGTATTTTAAAACCGGTAATCGACGAAGTTATTTATTCATTAAAACTTTATCAAGGCCAATCCAATAAAACTGTGGAAAAAATTATTCTTTCCGGCGGTTCTGCTTATTTGCCAAATTTGGCCAATTATTTTTCACAAACACTCAATACTAAAGTAATAATCGGCGATCCCTGGGCGAGAGTGGCATATCCGGAAGAATTAAAGCCCGCCCTTGAAGAAGTGGCGCCGCGTTTTGCCGTAGCCATCGGCTTGGCATTAAGACAATTGGACTAA
- a CDS encoding MFS transporter, whose protein sequence is MFKFFRFNFSKDFKALCFYNMIASLADGMVGLFLPIFLFEKFGNSIHWVIIFYVIGYGLYGILSPIGAMWMSKIGLKKSIIIARFFIIPFYLCLYFFSNNPLIFAILANIVLLAFRLFYWVPYHVDFVKFTDGKSRGKQMAYLTVLGYLISIGAPLVAGVLLSKNSFETLFMITMIILTIAIIPLFKISETKARFEYSYFGSWKELFKKSRRHTMVAYMADGAQDLVGIVIWPIFIYQILEKQYLAVGAITALIIIGTVVLQIFVGEYTDKFPKKKMVRTGSMLYALGWFLKAFAGTTFQIFVVGAFHNFTSIIFRTPFDALYYERSADHGSYIDEYTVLKEMSIGIGRILMGIVLVFLVSMVSLKFAFPIAALISLFVNLL, encoded by the coding sequence ATGTTTAAATTTTTTCGTTTTAATTTTTCCAAAGATTTTAAAGCACTCTGTTTTTATAACATGATTGCTTCATTGGCAGACGGCATGGTCGGCTTATTTTTGCCGATTTTTTTATTTGAAAAATTCGGAAATTCAATTCATTGGGTAATTATTTTTTATGTCATCGGTTATGGTCTTTATGGCATTTTGTCGCCAATCGGCGCGATGTGGATGTCAAAAATCGGATTGAAAAAATCAATCATTATCGCCAGATTTTTTATCATACCTTTTTATCTCTGTCTTTATTTTTTCAGCAATAATCCTTTGATTTTTGCCATTTTAGCCAACATTGTTTTGCTTGCCTTTCGCTTGTTTTATTGGGTGCCTTATCATGTTGATTTCGTTAAATTTACCGACGGCAAAAGTCGTGGCAAGCAGATGGCGTATTTGACGGTTTTGGGTTATTTAATCAGTATCGGCGCGCCTCTGGTGGCCGGAGTTTTATTAAGTAAAAACAGTTTTGAAACTCTTTTCATGATAACGATGATTATCTTAACCATTGCTATCATTCCCTTATTTAAAATAAGCGAAACCAAAGCGCGATTTGAATATTCTTACTTTGGTTCTTGGAAAGAGCTTTTTAAAAAGAGCCGCCGTCATACCATGGTTGCATATATGGCTGACGGAGCTCAGGATTTGGTGGGCATAGTGATTTGGCCGATTTTTATTTATCAAATTTTGGAAAAACAATATCTGGCCGTGGGTGCGATTACCGCTCTGATCATTATCGGCACTGTGGTTCTTCAAATTTTTGTCGGAGAATATACTGACAAATTTCCCAAAAAGAAAATGGTTAGAACCGGTTCAATGCTTTACGCTTTAGGGTGGTTTTTAAAAGCATTTGCCGGCACTACTTTTCAAATTTTCGTAGTCGGCGCTTTTCATAATTTCACGAGTATTATTTTTCGTACTCCTTTTGACGCGCTTTATTATGAACGATCCGCTGATCACGGATCTTATATTGACGAATACACGGTCTTGAAAGAAATGAGCATAGGTATTGGAAGGATTTTAATGGGTATTGTTTTGGTATTTTTAGTCAGTATGGTCAGTCTGAAATTCGCTTTTCCGATTGCCGCCTTAATCAGTCTATTCGTTAATTTATTATGA
- a CDS encoding epoxyqueuosine reductase QueH → MNKLLLHICCANCATVPIELLQGQFDLTLFWYNPNIQSLEEYEKRLAEVRKLVAIYKVDLLEEFYENEKWQEAIKGKENEKEGGERCQICFKMRLEKTAQIAQRCDIPYFATSLTVGPSKNAVKINQIGVELAKQYNLKFFEADFKKNDGFKRSLELSKEYNFYRQNYCGCAFSVKNRIDK, encoded by the coding sequence ATGAACAAATTACTGCTTCATATTTGCTGCGCCAATTGCGCCACGGTTCCGATTGAATTATTGCAAGGCCAATTTGACTTAACTTTATTTTGGTATAATCCAAACATCCAATCATTGGAAGAATATGAAAAACGTTTGGCTGAAGTCAGGAAATTGGTTGCCATATATAAAGTGGATTTATTGGAAGAATTTTATGAAAATGAAAAATGGCAGGAAGCTATCAAAGGGAAAGAGAACGAGAAAGAAGGGGGAGAGCGGTGCCAAATTTGTTTTAAAATGCGCTTGGAAAAAACAGCCCAAATTGCTCAAAGATGCGATATTCCTTATTTTGCCACAAGCTTGACGGTTGGCCCTTCAAAAAACGCCGTAAAAATCAATCAGATCGGCGTGGAATTAGCCAAGCAATATAATTTGAAATTTTTTGAAGCTGATTTTAAAAAGAACGATGGTTTTAAAAGAAGCTTGGAATTAAGTAAAGAATATAATTTTTACAGGCAGAATTATTGCGGGTGTGCCTTTTCCGTTAAAAATAGAATCGACAAGTAA
- the mutM gene encoding bifunctional DNA-formamidopyrimidine glycosylase/DNA-(apurinic or apyrimidinic site) lyase codes for MPELPEVETIKNQLADKIIGKKIARVEIRLAKLIKGVSALVFKNKLKGAIIKDVSRRAKLLIIKISGGYSLLIHLKLTGQLIFMKHGTDNMEHQKYTHLIYHFSDKSALIYNDLRQFGYVKLVKTVDLEKIFEQEKYGPEPLKKDFTLKKFQEILLKKSRLKIKPLLMDQSFIAGIGNIYAQEACFCAKILPTRVVKSLSDKEIKNLYHCLISILKQAIKDKGSSVENYVDASGEKGNYVSRLKVYGRENQKCFRCVKKIKRMTLAGRGTYYCSNCQK; via the coding sequence ATGCCCGAACTACCGGAAGTTGAAACAATTAAAAATCAATTAGCCGATAAAATTATTGGTAAAAAAATAGCAAGAGTGGAAATTCGGCTGGCTAAATTAATTAAGGGCGTATCTGCCCTTGTTTTTAAAAATAAATTAAAAGGAGCGATTATTAAAGATGTTTCGCGCCGGGCAAAACTTTTGATTATTAAAATTTCAGGTGGTTATTCGTTGTTGATTCATTTAAAATTAACCGGACAATTGATATTCATGAAACATGGAACAGATAACATGGAACATCAAAAATATACACACCTTATTTATCATTTTTCGGATAAAAGCGCGCTGATTTATAATGATTTAAGGCAATTCGGCTATGTTAAATTGGTCAAAACAGTTGATTTGGAAAAAATATTTGAACAAGAAAAATACGGGCCGGAACCGTTAAAAAAAGATTTCACTCTGAAAAAATTTCAAGAAATTTTGTTGAAAAAATCAAGATTAAAAATCAAACCGCTGTTAATGGATCAATCTTTTATCGCCGGCATTGGTAATATTTACGCCCAAGAGGCTTGTTTTTGTGCCAAGATTTTACCAACCCGAGTAGTCAAAAGTTTATCTGATAAGGAAATAAAAAATTTATATCATTGTTTGATAAGTATTTTAAAACAAGCAATCAAAGATAAGGGCAGCTCGGTTGAAAATTATGTTGACGCGAGCGGAGAGAAAGGAAATTATGTTTCGCGACTTAAAGTTTATGGTCGTGAGAATCAAAAATGTTTCCGCTGCGTGAAGAAAATCAAGAGAATGACTTTGGCTGGCAGGGGAACATATTATTGTTCAAATTGTCAAAAATAA
- a CDS encoding ATPase, T2SS/T4P/T4SS family, giving the protein MYTQTEMILNRICVSAAEKKVSEIYLINAQIPFINLDGKIQPLNGENILAASFISDVISAVLDNKEQSELQEKKQIITVKEIGKLGSVQIHVYYQKNTPAICLKLLSQEALDMEKIELPKMVQDFTNLSKGIVFVAGPHDSGRFSLVTSLIDNINKNQNKYIATLEKPIKYNLTGIKSIIEQREIGRDVLSFKEGLNFIRERGHVDVVMISQIKNAEIMEELFALAEAGTLIFAIMDTGSSIQTIKRILNFFPTSEEENIRYFLSENLAGIIATRLVPKIGGGRIRALEVLSALPSIKTIIAEGKLHQLSTFLQTGEDTKSVSMDRYLADLVTSSKISLEDAIKNCVDEEMLKSLLRR; this is encoded by the coding sequence ATGTATACTCAAACAGAAATGATTTTAAATCGCATTTGCGTTTCCGCGGCCGAAAAAAAGGTTTCGGAAATTTATTTAATTAACGCGCAAATTCCTTTTATTAATCTTGACGGCAAGATACAGCCGTTGAACGGAGAAAATATTTTAGCCGCTTCTTTTATCAGTGATGTCATTTCCGCCGTTTTGGATAATAAAGAACAGAGCGAACTTCAAGAAAAAAAGCAGATTATAACCGTTAAGGAAATCGGCAAACTGGGATCAGTTCAGATTCATGTTTATTATCAAAAAAACACTCCGGCAATTTGTTTGAAATTATTGTCTCAGGAAGCTCTTGATATGGAAAAAATTGAATTGCCGAAAATGGTTCAAGATTTCACCAATTTATCAAAAGGAATTGTTTTTGTCGCCGGTCCTCATGATTCAGGAAGATTCAGCTTAGTGACTTCATTAATTGACAATATTAATAAAAATCAAAATAAATATATTGCCACTTTGGAAAAACCGATTAAATATAATTTAACCGGCATTAAAAGCATAATTGAACAAAGAGAAATTGGCCGCGATGTTTTATCTTTCAAAGAAGGATTAAATTTTATCAGAGAGAGAGGCCATGTTGATGTGGTAATGATTTCGCAAATTAAAAATGCCGAAATAATGGAAGAACTTTTCGCTTTGGCCGAGGCAGGTACTTTAATATTTGCCATTATGGATACGGGTTCGTCTATCCAGACAATTAAAAGAATACTTAATTTTTTCCCAACCAGCGAAGAAGAAAATATCAGATATTTTCTCAGTGAAAACTTAGCCGGTATTATTGCCACCAGACTTGTGCCTAAAATCGGCGGGGGAAGAATAAGAGCCCTTGAAGTTTTATCCGCTCTGCCTAGTATTAAAACCATTATCGCTGAAGGCAAGCTTCATCAATTATCAACTTTTTTGCAAACAGGGGAAGACACCAAATCGGTCTCCATGGATAGATACCTGGCTGATTTGGTGACCTCCAGTAAAATTTCGCTTGAAGACGCGATTAAAAATTGTGTTGACGAAGAAATGTTGAAATCATTATTAAGAAGATAA
- a CDS encoding GspE/PulE family protein, whose protein sequence is MLDGQNTIVKYLLEHGKLTKDYYNELLAEAEKTQSEPDIILEHKKIISEEDIAWAKGQIFAVPVANLYGLVIDRKILEILPKETAENYHVVSFAKEGDILKVAMLDPGDFKGREAIEFISRQKNLKVEYYAITVSGFKNILTQYGGLSVEVEEAVGAAEDRFAPIIKAGKSIADIGLEEISKMAPIAKLVASILKYAVDNDASDVHIEPLGDQTRIRYRIDGVLREVALLPGHLHSAIISRVKVMANLKLDETRIPQDGRIRVIVSKRQIDLRVSILPLLGQEKTVIRILDPTKKIFDLQDLGFWGRELEIINKNLLRPHGMVLATGPTGSGKTTTLYAILKVLNQPGVNVVTLEDPVEYVLKGVNQSQIQPDIGYTFATGLRSVVRQDPNVIMVGEVRDNETAELATHAALTGHIVLSTLHTNDAIGAIPRLIDMKIEPFLVASSLNIVLAQRLVRKMCPYCAEPIVPPAGVEKDIENALKDVEDIDVEKFRDKKTGHLAIYHSKGCTRCGQEGYKGRIAIFEALEITDQMKDIIVRGCKIDDVKAEFKRQKMISMIQDGYIKTLKGETTIEEVLRVARE, encoded by the coding sequence ATGCTTGATGGTCAAAATACAATTGTCAAATATCTTTTGGAACACGGAAAATTAACCAAAGATTATTATAATGAACTTTTAGCCGAAGCGGAAAAAACGCAAAGTGAACCCGACATAATTCTTGAACATAAGAAGATTATTTCCGAAGAAGATATAGCTTGGGCAAAAGGGCAGATTTTCGCTGTGCCTGTTGCCAATTTATACGGTCTGGTTATTGATCGAAAAATTTTGGAAATTTTACCCAAAGAAACAGCTGAAAATTATCATGTTGTATCTTTTGCCAAAGAGGGCGATATATTGAAAGTGGCCATGCTTGATCCGGGGGATTTTAAAGGCAGAGAAGCGATTGAATTTATTTCCCGTCAAAAAAATTTAAAAGTTGAATATTATGCTATCACTGTTTCCGGTTTTAAGAATATTTTAACCCAATATGGCGGACTCAGTGTTGAAGTGGAAGAAGCCGTTGGCGCAGCCGAAGATCGTTTCGCTCCGATTATCAAAGCCGGAAAATCCATTGCTGACATAGGACTTGAAGAAATTTCCAAAATGGCTCCAATCGCCAAACTGGTGGCTTCCATTTTAAAATACGCGGTTGATAACGACGCGTCTGATGTTCATATTGAACCATTGGGCGATCAAACCAGAATTCGTTACAGAATCGACGGTGTTTTAAGAGAAGTGGCGTTGTTGCCGGGACATCTTCATTCAGCAATTATTTCCCGCGTTAAGGTAATGGCAAACTTAAAATTGGATGAAACGCGTATTCCTCAAGACGGTCGTATCAGAGTTATAGTTTCAAAACGCCAAATAGATTTAAGAGTTTCAATCTTGCCGTTATTGGGACAAGAAAAAACAGTTATCAGAATTTTAGACCCCACCAAGAAAATTTTTGATTTGCAAGATTTGGGTTTTTGGGGGAGAGAGCTTGAAATAATCAATAAAAATTTACTCAGGCCACATGGCATGGTTTTGGCTACCGGTCCCACCGGTTCAGGTAAAACCACTACTCTTTATGCTATTTTAAAAGTTTTAAATCAGCCCGGAGTCAATGTTGTTACTTTGGAAGATCCGGTTGAATACGTTTTGAAAGGAGTCAATCAAAGTCAAATTCAACCTGATATAGGTTATACTTTTGCCACCGGTTTACGTTCGGTGGTCAGACAAGATCCTAATGTTATCATGGTCGGCGAAGTCCGCGATAATGAAACTGCCGAATTAGCCACTCATGCCGCTTTAACCGGTCATATTGTACTTTCTACTCTGCACACCAATGATGCTATTGGTGCCATACCTCGTTTGATTGATATGAAAATAGAACCATTTTTGGTTGCTTCTTCTTTGAATATAGTTTTGGCTCAACGATTAGTCAGAAAAATGTGTCCATATTGCGCTGAGCCGATTGTTCCTCCCGCCGGAGTGGAGAAAGATATAGAGAATGCCTTGAAAGACGTGGAGGATATAGATGTGGAAAAATTTAGAGATAAAAAAACAGGCCATCTCGCTATTTATCACAGCAAGGGCTGTACGCGATGCGGGCAAGAAGGTTATAAAGGCAGAATTGCTATTTTTGAAGCACTGGAAATTACTGATCAAATGAAAGATATTATTGTCAGGGGCTGTAAAATTGACGATGTAAAAGCTGAGTTTAAAAGACAAAAAATGATCAGTATGATTCAAGACGGTTATATTAAAACCTTAAAAGGGGAAACCACTATTGAAGAAGTTTTAAGAGTGGCAAGAGAGTAA
- a CDS encoding type II secretion system F family protein translates to MLFEYKAKNLKGETVKGIIDALNQEAAMEVLTSRDLIILSLAEGGKMSVLHRPLNLRINLFGGVKPKDLVFLSRQLSTMVSAGLPLVKCLEILVKQTEDLYLKGVVGSIAEDVRGGVRFSSALAKYPKVFNDFYINMVRAGETAGRLDEVLNYLANEQEKNFDLINKIKGAMIYPLFVIITVIGVMVLMMLFVVPQLTSVLAESGTQLPASTKFLIGTSKFLQHYTILFIPLIIALIIFLKYFLKTSKGKNFWDKFILKVPVFGLLFKNLYLVRFTRSLSTLLVGGIPLTAALKIVAEVVENNVYKDLIFQTIKDVEEGRSVSSTLIKSDHIPKMVSNLLSVGEETGKLDEVLGRLADFYSREVENILSRLVTLLEPIIIIFLGIVVGGMMAAIILPMYKLAGSF, encoded by the coding sequence ATGTTATTCGAATACAAAGCTAAAAATTTAAAAGGGGAGACAGTTAAAGGAATTATTGATGCTTTGAATCAAGAAGCGGCAATGGAAGTTTTAACTTCTCGCGATCTTATTATTTTATCTCTCGCGGAGGGCGGTAAAATGTCCGTACTACACCGTCCTCTTAATTTAAGAATAAATTTATTTGGCGGCGTCAAACCGAAAGATTTGGTTTTTTTATCTCGTCAGCTTTCAACTATGGTCTCTGCCGGTTTACCGCTGGTAAAATGTTTGGAAATTTTGGTTAAACAAACAGAGGATTTGTATTTAAAGGGCGTGGTTGGATCGATCGCCGAAGATGTAAGAGGGGGAGTTAGGTTCTCTTCAGCTTTGGCTAAATACCCTAAAGTTTTTAATGATTTTTATATCAATATGGTTAGGGCGGGTGAAACAGCCGGCCGACTGGATGAAGTTTTGAATTATTTAGCGAACGAGCAAGAAAAAAATTTTGATTTAATCAATAAAATAAAAGGAGCGATGATTTATCCGCTCTTTGTTATTATAACTGTTATTGGCGTGATGGTTCTAATGATGTTGTTTGTTGTTCCTCAACTAACCAGCGTTTTAGCAGAATCAGGCACGCAATTACCTGCCTCTACAAAGTTTTTGATTGGTACCAGTAAATTTTTGCAACATTATACGATTTTATTTATACCGTTAATTATTGCTTTAATTATTTTTTTAAAATATTTTTTAAAAACTTCTAAAGGAAAAAATTTTTGGGATAAATTTATTTTAAAAGTTCCTGTTTTCGGTCTGCTTTTTAAAAATTTATACCTTGTTCGTTTTACTCGTTCTTTAAGCACTTTGCTGGTCGGAGGCATACCTTTAACCGCGGCTCTTAAAATAGTAGCCGAAGTAGTGGAAAATAATGTTTATAAAGATTTAATTTTCCAAACAATCAAAGACGTGGAAGAAGGACGATCTGTCAGCTCCACTCTTATAAAATCCGATCATATTCCAAAAATGGTGTCAAATTTATTGTCAGTAGGAGAAGAAACCGGTAAATTGGATGAAGTTTTGGGGAGATTGGCGGATTTTTATTCCCGTGAAGTGGAGAATATTTTATCAAGATTGGTTACTCTTCTTGAACCGATTATTATTATTTTCTTGGGCATAGTGGTTGGCGGAATGATGGCAGCTATTATCTTGCCAATGTACAAATTGGCGGGTTCATTCTAG
- the pilO gene encoding type 4a pilus biogenesis protein PilO, with protein MAKIIEEKKFDVKWYHIILVKFCWTLIIFIIIAAFSFEYFLIIKPKVNQTTNDGQFDVENYKTIVKEQEAYFNKLTALESRTEKISEDSLKKLDYTIAEKSDLPSLLNQIDIISRQTGMKFTEFSVKSDEGITTINLNFDEGDYQSCKEFLDYLEKNIRIMDVSQITLKDAGASLSVIIKTYSLND; from the coding sequence ATGGCAAAAATCATAGAAGAAAAAAAATTTGACGTTAAATGGTACCATATTATTTTGGTTAAATTTTGTTGGACGCTGATTATCTTTATTATTATTGCCGCCTTCTCATTTGAGTATTTTTTGATTATAAAACCGAAAGTTAATCAAACTACAAATGACGGACAATTTGATGTTGAAAATTATAAAACAATTGTTAAAGAACAAGAAGCATATTTTAATAAATTAACAGCATTGGAATCAAGGACGGAAAAAATCAGTGAAGACAGTTTAAAAAAATTAGATTATACGATTGCCGAAAAATCAGATTTGCCGAGTCTTTTAAATCAAATTGATATTATTTCCCGACAGACAGGAATGAAATTTACGGAATTTAGCGTTAAGTCAGATGAAGGAATCACTACGATAAATTTAAACTTTGATGAAGGTGACTATCAATCTTGTAAAGAATTTTTAGATTATTTGGAAAAAAATATAAGAATTATGGATGTGTCCCAGATTACCTTAAAAGATGCCGGAGCTTCCTTGAGCGTAATAATAAAAACTTATTCTTTAAACGACTAA
- a CDS encoding replication-associated recombination protein A: MLEEDITLFSETNEGLKPLAERMRPKTLDDLVGQEDLIGPEKILRRLIEQDEVPSMIFWGPPGSGKTTLAGVIALTTGADFIQYSAVEQKTADIRKVLEKARVAKRSCGKKTILFVDEIHRFNKAQQAIFLPFVESGEIILIGATTENPSFEVISPLLSRCRVFIFNPLSPENIGLIIKRALSDKKRGLGKLKIKIAKPALDLLIQSSNGDARNPLNALESAARISVSDSDKVHHLSLSIIEQALQYKALSYDKAGDEHYNVISAFIKSMRGSDPDAALYWLARMLEAGEDPKFIARRMVIFASEDITNRDPMALLIAIAAFKAVEIIGLPEAQINLAQAVTYLATAPKSNASYKGLLAAKEDVQKTLNLPVPLHLRNAPTQLMKKIGYGKGYEYSHNFPNSKQEYLPKELKGRKYYELKK, from the coding sequence ATGTTAGAAGAAGATATCACATTATTTTCCGAAACAAATGAAGGATTAAAACCTTTGGCTGAACGAATGAGGCCTAAAACATTGGACGATTTGGTCGGCCAAGAAGATTTAATCGGTCCGGAAAAAATTTTACGGCGATTAATCGAGCAAGACGAGGTTCCTTCAATGATTTTTTGGGGCCCGCCCGGTTCTGGTAAAACTACCTTGGCCGGTGTTATTGCTTTGACCACTGGCGCGGATTTTATTCAGTATTCAGCCGTGGAGCAAAAGACCGCTGACATCAGAAAAGTTTTGGAAAAAGCCAGAGTGGCGAAAAGATCTTGCGGAAAAAAGACGATTTTATTTGTTGATGAAATCCATCGTTTTAATAAAGCCCAGCAGGCGATTTTTTTGCCTTTTGTTGAATCCGGAGAAATTATTTTAATTGGCGCGACAACTGAAAATCCTTCTTTTGAAGTTATTTCACCGCTTCTGTCACGCTGTCGGGTTTTTATTTTTAATCCGCTTTCGCCGGAAAATATCGGCTTGATTATTAAGAGAGCGCTTTCGGATAAAAAAAGGGGATTGGGAAAATTAAAAATAAAAATCGCCAAACCGGCCCTGGATTTATTGATCCAATCTTCAAACGGTGACGCCCGCAATCCTTTAAACGCTTTGGAAAGCGCGGCCAGAATTTCCGTTTCAGATTCTGACAAAGTTCATCATCTCAGTCTGTCTATTATAGAACAAGCCTTGCAATATAAAGCTTTATCTTATGACAAAGCCGGCGACGAGCATTATAATGTTATTTCCGCTTTTATAAAATCAATGCGCGGTTCTGATCCGGACGCGGCTTTATATTGGCTGGCCCGAATGCTTGAAGCAGGGGAAGATCCGAAGTTTATTGCCCGGAGAATGGTAATTTTTGCTTCCGAAGATATTACCAATCGCGACCCAATGGCGCTTTTAATCGCCATTGCCGCGTTTAAAGCAGTTGAAATTATCGGTTTGCCGGAAGCACAAATTAACTTAGCTCAAGCAGTCACTTATTTGGCTACGGCTCCGAAATCCAATGCTTCTTATAAAGGGCTTTTGGCTGCCAAAGAAGATGTCCAGAAAACTTTAAATTTACCGGTGCCGCTTCATTTAAGAAACGCTCCAACTCAATTAATGAAAAAAATCGGTTATGGAAAGGGTTATGAATATTCGCATAATTTCCCGAATTCCAAACAAGAATATCTGCCCAAAGAATTAAAAGGACGAAAATATTACGAATTAAAAAAATAA